Proteins co-encoded in one Seriola aureovittata isolate HTS-2021-v1 ecotype China chromosome 1, ASM2101889v1, whole genome shotgun sequence genomic window:
- the LOC130173364 gene encoding uncharacterized protein LOC130173364 — protein sequence MQDSDLNCALPRRCHNPPQQHDEPAGQIQANQTADPQPKAPPPYYPGLPPSPVPLIYPDTSSLRQLFDGVTATKGQQHDSASPSHTRSGLVFKRSLNPFNPTSPVRPDVKGNLHQVLNYPMVELAGADGHPMLVHRPWTMEDIKQAMTLLPSPSDGGGVKFAPKVSAGYPENEVRLDSPDWAHNDNAVYRGHITDLCECIETAFPVRMDMCNISSCKQDDESVHNYLTCLTEVHNTNSGLTPPANPNDNVVTAWQDHLRNGFLNERKPEISSMVKCTCITWDSGKFNLIRAHTVHAEKFFKEGQKRKGEKREKDL from the coding sequence ATGCAGGATTCTGACCTCAACTGTGCTCTGCCAAGAAGATGCCATAACCCACCACAACAACATGATGAACCTGCAGGCCAAATCCAAGCTAATCAAACGGCTGATCCACAGCCGAAGGCACCACCGCCATATTACCCTGGCCTTCCCCCATCTCCTGTTCCCCTCATCTATCCTGATACATCTAGTTTACGCCAACTCTTTGATGGGGTAACAGCAACAAAAGGTCAACAGCATGACTCTGCTTCCCCTTCTCATACCAGGTCTGGTCTGGTGTTCAAAAGGTCTCTAAATCCATTCAACCCCACATCACCAGTGAGACCTGATGTAAAGGGAAACCTACACCAGGTCCTGAATTACCCCATGGTGGAGTTAGCAGGTGCTGATGGACATCCAATGCTAGTCCACAGACCATGGACTATGGAGGACATTAAACAGGCAATGACTCTCCTCCCATCACCATCAGATGGAGGTGGTGTGAAATTTGCCCCCAAAGTATCAGCAGGATATCCAGAGAATGAGGTGAGACTGGATAGCCCCGACTGGGCTCATAATGACAACGCAGTCTACAGAGGACACATCACAGATCTCTGTGAGTGCATCGAAACAGCATTCCCTGTGAGAATGGACATGTGCAATATCTCCTCATGTAAACAAGACGATGAGAGTGTTCACAACTATCTCACTTGTCTGACAGAAgtccacaacacaaacagtgggCTGACACCTCCAGCTAACCCAAATGATAATGTTGTTACAGCATGGCAAGATCATCTGAGAAACGGCTTCCTGAATGAACGGAAGCCAGAGATTTCCAGCATGGTGAAATGTACTTGCATCACTTGGGACTCAGGCAAGTTCAACCTCATCAGAGCACACACTGTGCATGCTGAAAAATTTTTCAAAGAGGGccagaagaggaaaggagaaaaaagagagaaagatctGTAA